One window from the genome of Moorena sp. SIOASIH encodes:
- the iscB gene encoding RNA-guided endonuclease IscB — protein MQNYVFVIDANKQPLNPIHPRKARRLLDKGKAAVFRMYPFTIIIKTAIPNPTISPCQIKIDPGSKTTGFAIVKNDQVIWGMELEHRGGLIKKKLESRRAVRRGRRNRNTRYRKPRFLNRRRPQGWLPPSLEHRILTTQTWVKRLIKFCPVNEIWVERVKFDTQKMQNPEISGVEYQQGELAGYEVREYLLEKWGRECTYCGQPNTPLQIEHIHPRSKGGSNRVSNLCLACEKCNIRKGDKSIEDFLKKKPDLLKKIKSLAKQPLKDAAIVNATRNKLVKVLRTLKPVVTGTGAQTKYNRTKLRLPKQHWIDAACVGGIETLVLRTSQPLLVTCIGQGGRQKAALNKYGYPTRHNPLKPIKGWTTGDLAKHQKLGIGKVTPRSKGSFGFTPLGTKGYKSCKPQDISAIHRKDGYIYSFCQ, from the coding sequence ATGCAAAATTATGTATTTGTCATTGACGCAAACAAACAACCATTAAACCCCATTCACCCAAGGAAAGCTCGCCGACTGTTAGATAAAGGCAAAGCTGCGGTTTTCAGAATGTATCCATTTACGATTATCATTAAGACTGCAATCCCAAATCCGACTATCTCGCCTTGTCAAATCAAGATAGATCCGGGCAGTAAAACTACTGGGTTTGCCATAGTTAAAAACGACCAAGTCATCTGGGGTATGGAGCTAGAACACAGAGGAGGATTAATTAAGAAAAAACTAGAATCTAGAAGGGCTGTAAGGCGTGGGAGACGTAACCGCAACACCCGGTACAGAAAACCTAGATTCCTTAACCGTAGACGCCCACAGGGATGGCTGCCCCCTAGCCTAGAGCACAGAATTCTGACTACCCAGACTTGGGTAAAACGATTGATCAAATTCTGCCCGGTCAATGAGATTTGGGTTGAAAGAGTTAAGTTTGATACCCAAAAAATGCAGAATCCTGAAATTAGTGGCGTTGAGTATCAGCAGGGGGAACTAGCTGGCTATGAAGTTAGAGAGTATTTACTTGAGAAATGGGGAAGGGAATGCACTTATTGCGGCCAGCCTAATACCCCCCTACAAATTGAGCACATTCACCCCAGATCGAAAGGGGGAAGTAACCGAGTAAGTAATCTCTGTTTGGCCTGCGAAAAGTGCAATATAAGAAAGGGGGACAAGTCTATAGAGGACTTCCTAAAAAAGAAGCCGGATTTACTCAAAAAGATTAAATCATTAGCTAAACAACCACTAAAAGATGCAGCAATAGTTAACGCAACCCGCAACAAGTTAGTAAAGGTTCTCCGAACTTTAAAACCTGTCGTTACTGGGACAGGAGCGCAAACTAAGTACAATCGTACGAAGCTAAGACTACCTAAGCAACACTGGATTGATGCTGCTTGTGTTGGAGGTATTGAGACCTTAGTGTTAAGAACCTCTCAGCCGTTGCTAGTAACATGTATTGGACAGGGTGGCAGGCAAAAGGCTGCTCTCAATAAATATGGCTACCCCACTAGGCACAACCCGTTAAAACCAATTAAAGGCTGGACTACTGGGGATTTAGCTAAGCACCAAAAACTAGGGATAGGCAAAGTAACCCCTAGAAGTAAAGGAAGTTTTGGATTTACTCCATTGGGGACAAAAGGCTACAAAAGCTGTAAACCTCAAGACATATCAGCAATACATCGGAAAGATGGATACATTTACAGCTTTTGCCAGTAA
- a CDS encoding type I restriction enzyme HsdR N-terminal domain-containing protein has product MVKTIQVTELTLHDVKVKFDLTPAEDEQFFREWQDELPELTDTERQSLEQVKAHMLYLEQYPMLEDIVKMVVLSPLLGLAGFYGSPFHLKTEAAIEIAAVEEHEILRGRIDVLVLQDQFWVLVIESKQAGFSLKSAIPQALTYMMANPNQLRPSFGLVTNGTNFRFLKLTKSGIPMYALSDEFTLYRGNDWYYVLRILKRIAELVVN; this is encoded by the coding sequence ATGGTGAAGACGATTCAAGTAACAGAACTTACCTTGCATGATGTGAAGGTCAAATTTGACCTCACCCCAGCAGAGGATGAGCAATTTTTCCGAGAGTGGCAGGACGAGTTACCAGAACTTACCGACACTGAACGCCAGTCCTTAGAGCAGGTTAAGGCTCACATGCTATACCTGGAACAGTATCCGATGCTGGAAGACATTGTCAAAATGGTAGTGCTGTCTCCCTTGTTAGGACTAGCGGGTTTTTATGGTTCTCCCTTTCACCTCAAGACAGAGGCTGCAATAGAAATTGCCGCTGTTGAGGAGCACGAAATCCTGCGAGGGCGTATTGATGTGCTGGTGCTACAAGACCAGTTTTGGGTATTAGTGATTGAGTCAAAACAAGCTGGATTCTCTCTCAAGTCAGCAATTCCTCAGGCATTGACCTACATGATGGCTAATCCTAATCAGTTGCGCCCTAGTTTTGGATTGGTCACTAATGGCACTAATTTCCGGTTTTTGAAACTAACAAAATCCGGCATACCGATGTATGCTCTTTCCGATGAGTTTACCCTCTATCGTGGCAATGACTGGTATTACGTGCTTAGGATCCTCAAGCGAATTGCTGAATTGGTAGTCAATTGA
- a CDS encoding PEP-CTERM sorting domain-containing protein yields the protein MTKTIFPTLIYFTVGIPLWVLNSQTPATATVFFQGLGDLPGSIFSSDSSAVSADGSVVVGASFSGNGLEGEAFRWTKETGIVGLGDLPGGPFVSAAFDVSGDGSIVVGASFSAASSSSTVIPPTEAFRWTAETGIVGLGDLPGGGFSSFASGISSDGSVIVGNSNGPSGTEAFRWTAETGLVGLGDLPEGGFSSQAVRASADGSVIVGGGISDSGIEGFRWTAETGVVGLGDLPGGAFFSRAADVSADGSVIVGRSASANSRGSGQIGNFSGTEAFVWTEETGIVGLSDLPGGAFFSRAFGVSGDGSIVVGQSEGFRGQEPFIWDRVNGMRPLLDLLTNDLGLDLTGWTNLVAQDISDDNSTVIGFGINPDGNTEGWIARLTPASVTVPERSSVFSQLAVIGVISVASALKRKLKR from the coding sequence ATGACTAAGACAATTTTTCCAACACTAATTTACTTCACAGTTGGCATCCCCTTGTGGGTACTAAACAGCCAAACTCCAGCAACTGCTACTGTCTTTTTCCAAGGCTTAGGAGATTTACCTGGAAGTATCTTTAGCAGTGATAGTTCTGCCGTATCAGCAGATGGCTCAGTTGTAGTAGGAGCCAGTTTTAGTGGTAATGGTTTAGAAGGAGAAGCGTTCCGTTGGACAAAAGAAACGGGCATCGTTGGACTCGGAGACCTTCCCGGTGGTCCTTTTGTCAGTGCCGCCTTTGATGTATCTGGAGATGGTTCTATTGTTGTCGGTGCTAGCTTTAGCGCTGCTAGTTCGTCATCTACAGTAATACCACCAACTGAAGCATTCCGCTGGACAGCAGAAACTGGCATTGTAGGATTGGGAGACTTACCAGGAGGCGGCTTTAGCAGTTTTGCATCCGGTATATCCAGCGATGGCTCTGTGATAGTTGGAAACAGCAATGGTCCGTCAGGCACGGAAGCATTTCGCTGGACAGCGGAAACCGGACTAGTGGGATTAGGAGACTTACCAGAAGGCGGGTTTAGTAGTCAAGCTGTCAGAGCATCAGCAGATGGCTCGGTCATTGTAGGTGGTGGCATTAGTGACTCAGGCATAGAAGGATTTCGCTGGACAGCAGAAACCGGAGTAGTCGGATTAGGAGACTTACCAGGAGGAGCATTTTTCAGTAGAGCAGCAGATGTATCCGCTGATGGCTCAGTGATTGTGGGCAGAAGCGCTAGTGCTAACTCCAGGGGTAGTGGTCAAATTGGTAACTTTAGCGGTACAGAAGCCTTTGTGTGGACTGAGGAAACCGGTATTGTAGGACTCTCGGATTTGCCAGGGGGAGCGTTCTTTAGTAGAGCCTTCGGCGTGTCAGGAGATGGTTCGATTGTCGTCGGACAAAGTGAGGGATTCCGGGGTCAAGAACCATTTATCTGGGATCGGGTCAATGGTATGCGCCCCCTGCTGGATCTATTGACCAATGACTTAGGATTGGATTTGACCGGCTGGACTAATTTGGTAGCCCAAGACATTTCCGATGACAACTCCACGGTGATTGGGTTTGGCATCAATCCAGATGGCAACACAGAAGGGTGGATAGCACGACTGACTCCAGCATCAGTTACAGTCCCGGAACGGAGTTCAGTTTTTAGTCAATTAGCTGTTATCGGTGTGATCAGTGTAGCATCAGCACTTAAGCGGAAACTGAAGCGCTAA